A window of Oncorhynchus kisutch isolate 150728-3 linkage group LG10, Okis_V2, whole genome shotgun sequence contains these coding sequences:
- the LOC109897288 gene encoding ATP-citrate synthase isoform X2, whose protein sequence is MSAKAISEQTGKEFLYKYICTSAAVQNRFRYANVTTETDFDRLAQDHPWLLTERLVVKPDQLIKRRGKLGLVGVNLDLKGVREWLKTHLMRETMVGKAKGILKNFLIEPFVAHKQEEEFYVCIYATREGDYVLFHHEGGVDVGDVDAKASKLLVGVDEKLTEDAVRKQLLTHVAADKRAVLASFIVGLFNLYEDLYFTYLEINPLVVTKDGVYVLDMAAKIDATADYLCKAKWGDVEFPPPFGREAYPEEAYIADLDAKSGASLKLTLLNPRGRIWTMVAGGGASVVYSDTICDLGGVDELANYGEYSGAPSEQQTYDYAKTILSLMTREKHPEGKVLIIGGSIANFTNVAATFKGIVRAIRDYQGPIKEHEITIFVRRGGPNYQEGLRVMGEVGKTTGIPIHVFGTETHMTAIVGMALGHRPIPKEPPVAAHTANFLLNSSASSSTPASSRTASFSENKAGTGASAAKKAKSGAPPVKASTLFSKQTKSIVWGMQTRAVQGMLDFDYTCSRDEPSVSAMVYPFTGDHKQKFYWGHKEILLPVYKNMGDAMKKHPEVDVLISFASLRSAFDSTMETMQYPQIHTIAIIAEGIPEAQTRKIIKRADEKGITIIGPATVGGIKPGCFKIGNTGGMLDNILASKLYRPGSVAYVSRSGGMSNELNNIISRTTDGVYEGVAIGGDRYPGSIYTDHVLRYQDTPGVEMIVMLGEIGGTEEYTICQGIKSGRITKPVVSWCIGTCATMFSSEVQFGHAGACANQASETAVAKNLALKEAGAFVPKSFDELGDVIKSVYDDLVGKGVIVPAMEVPPPTVPMDYSWARELGLIRKPASFMTSICDERGQELIYAGMPITEVFKSEMGLGGTLGLLWFQRRLPSYASKFIEMCLMVTADHGPAVSGAHNTIVCARAGKDLISSLTSGLLTIGDRFGGALDAAAKQFSKAFDSGMLPMEFVNKMKKEGNLIMGIGHRVKSINNPDMRVQILKDFVKKNFPSTQLLDYAMDVEKITTAKKPNLILNVDGFIGVAFVDLLRNCGGFTRDEADEFVEIGALNGIFVLGRSMGFIGHYLDQKRLKQGLYRHPWDDISYVLPEHMSM, encoded by the exons CGGCTGGTAGTGAAGCCAGACCAGCTGATCAAGCGGCGGGGGAAGCTGGGACTGGTAGGTGTCAACCTGGACCTGAAAGGTGTCCGAGAGTGGCTGAAGACCCACCTCATGAGAGAGACCATG gtGGGAAAAGCAAAGGGGATCCTGAAGAACTTCCTCATCGAGCCATTCGTAGCCCACAAGCAG GAAGAGGAGTTCTACGTGTGTATCTACGCCACACGGGAGGGAGACTACGTGTTGTTCCACCATGAAGGAGGGGTAGACGTGGGGGATGTGGACGCTAAGGCCAGTAAGCTTCTGGTAGGAGTGGACGAGAAGCTGACTGAAGACGCAGTGAGGAAACAGCTCCTGACCCATGTCGCTGCGGACAAAAGAGC GGTTCTGGCCAGTTTCATCGTTGGACTGTTCAACCTGTATGAAGACCTGTACTTCACCTACCTTGAGATCAACCCACTGG TGGTCACGAAGGATGGCGTGTATGTGCTGGACATGGCGGCTAAGATCGACGCCACGGCGGACTACCTCTGTAAGGCCAAGTGGGGCGACGTGGAGTTCCCTCCACCTTTTGGCAGGGAGGCCTACCCTGAG GAGGCCTATATTGCAGACCTGGATGCCAAGAGTGGTGCCAGTCTCAAACTCACCCTGCTCAACCCCCGTGGAAGAATCTGGACCATGGTGGCAGGAGGAGGGGCTTCAGTCGTCTACAG TGACACCATCTGTGACCTGGGTGGAGTTGACGAGCTGGCCAATTACGGGGAGTATTCAGGAGCGCCCAGCGAACAGCAGACCTATGACTATGCCAAGACCATCCTGTCCCTGATGACCCGCGAGAAACACCCAGAGGGAAAAGTCCTGATCATCGGAGGAAGCATTGCAAACTTTACTAACGTTGCAGCCACATTTAAG GGCATTGTCCGAGCCATTCGGGACTACCAGGGCCCCATAAAGGAGCATGAGATCACCATATTTGTCCGCCGTGGGGGCCCCAACTACCAGGAAGGCCTCAGGGTCATGGGCGAAGTGG GTAAGACTACTGGCATCCCCATCCATGTCTTCGGCACAGAGACTCACATGACTGCCATTGTCGGCATGGCGCTGGGCCACCGACCAATACCCAAAGAGCCTCCCGTCGCCGCCCACACCGCCAACTTCCTGCTCAACTCCAGTGCCAGTTCATCA aCCCCAGCCTCCAGCAGGACAGCCTCCTTCTCTGAGAACAAGGCTGGCACCGGGGCCTCTGCTGCCAAGAAGGCCAAGTCAGGGGCCCCTCCAG TCAAGGCGTCAACTCTCTTCAGCAAGCAGACCAAGTCCATCGTGTGGGGCATGCAGACTCGGGCCGTGCAGGGCATGCTGGACTTTGACTACACCTGCTCCAGGGATGAGCCCTCTGTGTCTGCCATGGTCTACCCATTCAC tggggACCACAAGCAGAAGTTCTACTGGGGCCATAAGGAGATCCTGTTGCCTGTCTATAAGAACATGGGCGACGCCATGAAGAAACACCCGGAGGTGGACGTGCTCATCAGCTTCGCCTCGCTCCGCTCTGCCTTTGACAGCACCATGGAGACCATGCAGTACCCACAG ATCCACACCATCGCCATCATAGCCGAGGGCATCCCTGAAGCCCAGACCAGGAAGATCATTAAGAGGGCGGACGAGAAGGGTATCACTATCATCGGCCCGGCAACG GTTGGAGGGATCAAGCCTGGCTGTTTTAAGATCGGGAACACAGGGGGCATGCTGGATAACATCCTGGCCTCTAAGCTGTACCGGCCAGGCAGTGTGGCCTACGTGTCCCGCTCTGGAGGCATGTCCAACGAGCTCAACAACATCATCTCCCGCACCACTGACGGAGTCTACGAGGGAGTGGCCATTGGAGGAGACCG ATACCCAGGCTCAATCTACACAGACCATGTGCTGAGGTACCAGGACACCCCAGGGGTAGAGATGATCGTAATGCTGGGAGAG ATTGGCGGCACAGAGGAGTATACGATCTGCCAGGGCATCAAGTCAGGCAGGATCACCAAGCCTGTGGTGAGCTGGTGCATCGGGACCTGTGCCACCATGTTCTCCTCAGAG gTCCAGTTTGGTcatgctggagcgtgtgccaacCAGGCCTCGGAGACAGCCGTGGCCAAGAACCTGGCTCTGAAGGAGGCCGGAGCCTTCGTACCCAAGAGCTTTGACGAGCTGGGAGATGTCATCAA ATCAGTGTATGACGACCTCGTTGGCAAAGGAGTCATCGTTCCAGCTATGGAGGTGCCCCCTCCCACGGTGCCAATGGACTACTCTTGGGCCCGG GAGCTGGGTCTGATCCGTAAGCCAGCCTCCTTTATGACCAGTATCTGTGATGAGAGGGGCCAGGAGCTCATCTACGCTGGAATGCCCATCACTGAGGTGTTCAAGTCGGAGATGGGCCTGGGAGGAACCCTGGGACTGCTCTGGTTTCAGAGGAG GCTGCCCAGTTATGCTTCCAAGTTCATTGAGATGTGTCTGATGGTGACTGCTGATCATGGTCCTGCCGTCTCCGGTGCCCACAACACCATCGTGTGTGCCCGTGCTGGCAAAGACCTCATCTCTAGCCTCACCTCTGGCCTGCTCACCATC GGGGACCGGTTCGGAGGGGCCCTGGACGCTGCAGCCAAGCAGTTCAGCAAGGCGTTTGACAGCGGCATGCTGCCCATGGAGTTTGTCAATAAGATGAAGAAGGAGGGCAACCTGATCATGGGCATCGGACACCGGGTCAAGTCG ATCAACAACCCAGACATGCGGGTGCAGATCCTGAAGGACTTTGTGAAGAAGAACTTCCCCTCCACCCAGCTGTTGGACTACGCCATGGATGTAGAGAAGATCACCACAGCCAAG AAACCCAACCTGATCCTGAATGTGGACGGTTTCATCGGAGTAGCCTTTGTGGACCTGCTCAGGAACTGTGGTGGATTTACACG GGACGAGGCTGATGAGTTTGTGGAGATCGGAGCGCTGAATGGAATCTTTGTCCTGGGGCGGAGCATGGGCTTCATCG GACACTACCTGGATCAGAAGAGGCTAAAACAGGGTCTGTACCGTCACCCTTGGGACGACATCTCCTACGTTCTCCCCGAACACATGTCCATGTAA
- the LOC109897288 gene encoding ATP-citrate synthase isoform X1 yields the protein MSAKAISEQTGKEFLYKYICTSAAVQNRFRYANVTTETDFDRLAQDHPWLLTERLVVKPDQLIKRRGKLGLVGVNLDLKGVREWLKTHLMRETMVGKAKGILKNFLIEPFVAHKQEEEFYVCIYATREGDYVLFHHEGGVDVGDVDAKASKLLVGVDEKLTEDAVRKQLLTHVAADKRAVLASFIVGLFNLYEDLYFTYLEINPLVVTKDGVYVLDMAAKIDATADYLCKAKWGDVEFPPPFGREAYPEEAYIADLDAKSGASLKLTLLNPRGRIWTMVAGGGASVVYSDTICDLGGVDELANYGEYSGAPSEQQTYDYAKTILSLMTREKHPEGKVLIIGGSIANFTNVAATFKGIVRAIRDYQGPIKEHEITIFVRRGGPNYQEGLRVMGEVGKTTGIPIHVFGTETHMTAIVGMALGHRPIPKEPPVAAHTANFLLNSSASSSTPASSRTASFSENKAGTGASAAKKAKSGAPPERQASSDSPGVKASTLFSKQTKSIVWGMQTRAVQGMLDFDYTCSRDEPSVSAMVYPFTGDHKQKFYWGHKEILLPVYKNMGDAMKKHPEVDVLISFASLRSAFDSTMETMQYPQIHTIAIIAEGIPEAQTRKIIKRADEKGITIIGPATVGGIKPGCFKIGNTGGMLDNILASKLYRPGSVAYVSRSGGMSNELNNIISRTTDGVYEGVAIGGDRYPGSIYTDHVLRYQDTPGVEMIVMLGEIGGTEEYTICQGIKSGRITKPVVSWCIGTCATMFSSEVQFGHAGACANQASETAVAKNLALKEAGAFVPKSFDELGDVIKSVYDDLVGKGVIVPAMEVPPPTVPMDYSWARELGLIRKPASFMTSICDERGQELIYAGMPITEVFKSEMGLGGTLGLLWFQRRLPSYASKFIEMCLMVTADHGPAVSGAHNTIVCARAGKDLISSLTSGLLTIGDRFGGALDAAAKQFSKAFDSGMLPMEFVNKMKKEGNLIMGIGHRVKSINNPDMRVQILKDFVKKNFPSTQLLDYAMDVEKITTAKKPNLILNVDGFIGVAFVDLLRNCGGFTRDEADEFVEIGALNGIFVLGRSMGFIGHYLDQKRLKQGLYRHPWDDISYVLPEHMSM from the exons CGGCTGGTAGTGAAGCCAGACCAGCTGATCAAGCGGCGGGGGAAGCTGGGACTGGTAGGTGTCAACCTGGACCTGAAAGGTGTCCGAGAGTGGCTGAAGACCCACCTCATGAGAGAGACCATG gtGGGAAAAGCAAAGGGGATCCTGAAGAACTTCCTCATCGAGCCATTCGTAGCCCACAAGCAG GAAGAGGAGTTCTACGTGTGTATCTACGCCACACGGGAGGGAGACTACGTGTTGTTCCACCATGAAGGAGGGGTAGACGTGGGGGATGTGGACGCTAAGGCCAGTAAGCTTCTGGTAGGAGTGGACGAGAAGCTGACTGAAGACGCAGTGAGGAAACAGCTCCTGACCCATGTCGCTGCGGACAAAAGAGC GGTTCTGGCCAGTTTCATCGTTGGACTGTTCAACCTGTATGAAGACCTGTACTTCACCTACCTTGAGATCAACCCACTGG TGGTCACGAAGGATGGCGTGTATGTGCTGGACATGGCGGCTAAGATCGACGCCACGGCGGACTACCTCTGTAAGGCCAAGTGGGGCGACGTGGAGTTCCCTCCACCTTTTGGCAGGGAGGCCTACCCTGAG GAGGCCTATATTGCAGACCTGGATGCCAAGAGTGGTGCCAGTCTCAAACTCACCCTGCTCAACCCCCGTGGAAGAATCTGGACCATGGTGGCAGGAGGAGGGGCTTCAGTCGTCTACAG TGACACCATCTGTGACCTGGGTGGAGTTGACGAGCTGGCCAATTACGGGGAGTATTCAGGAGCGCCCAGCGAACAGCAGACCTATGACTATGCCAAGACCATCCTGTCCCTGATGACCCGCGAGAAACACCCAGAGGGAAAAGTCCTGATCATCGGAGGAAGCATTGCAAACTTTACTAACGTTGCAGCCACATTTAAG GGCATTGTCCGAGCCATTCGGGACTACCAGGGCCCCATAAAGGAGCATGAGATCACCATATTTGTCCGCCGTGGGGGCCCCAACTACCAGGAAGGCCTCAGGGTCATGGGCGAAGTGG GTAAGACTACTGGCATCCCCATCCATGTCTTCGGCACAGAGACTCACATGACTGCCATTGTCGGCATGGCGCTGGGCCACCGACCAATACCCAAAGAGCCTCCCGTCGCCGCCCACACCGCCAACTTCCTGCTCAACTCCAGTGCCAGTTCATCA aCCCCAGCCTCCAGCAGGACAGCCTCCTTCTCTGAGAACAAGGCTGGCACCGGGGCCTCTGCTGCCAAGAAGGCCAAGTCAGGGGCCCCTCCAG AGCGACAGGCGTCGTCAGACAGTCCAGGAG TCAAGGCGTCAACTCTCTTCAGCAAGCAGACCAAGTCCATCGTGTGGGGCATGCAGACTCGGGCCGTGCAGGGCATGCTGGACTTTGACTACACCTGCTCCAGGGATGAGCCCTCTGTGTCTGCCATGGTCTACCCATTCAC tggggACCACAAGCAGAAGTTCTACTGGGGCCATAAGGAGATCCTGTTGCCTGTCTATAAGAACATGGGCGACGCCATGAAGAAACACCCGGAGGTGGACGTGCTCATCAGCTTCGCCTCGCTCCGCTCTGCCTTTGACAGCACCATGGAGACCATGCAGTACCCACAG ATCCACACCATCGCCATCATAGCCGAGGGCATCCCTGAAGCCCAGACCAGGAAGATCATTAAGAGGGCGGACGAGAAGGGTATCACTATCATCGGCCCGGCAACG GTTGGAGGGATCAAGCCTGGCTGTTTTAAGATCGGGAACACAGGGGGCATGCTGGATAACATCCTGGCCTCTAAGCTGTACCGGCCAGGCAGTGTGGCCTACGTGTCCCGCTCTGGAGGCATGTCCAACGAGCTCAACAACATCATCTCCCGCACCACTGACGGAGTCTACGAGGGAGTGGCCATTGGAGGAGACCG ATACCCAGGCTCAATCTACACAGACCATGTGCTGAGGTACCAGGACACCCCAGGGGTAGAGATGATCGTAATGCTGGGAGAG ATTGGCGGCACAGAGGAGTATACGATCTGCCAGGGCATCAAGTCAGGCAGGATCACCAAGCCTGTGGTGAGCTGGTGCATCGGGACCTGTGCCACCATGTTCTCCTCAGAG gTCCAGTTTGGTcatgctggagcgtgtgccaacCAGGCCTCGGAGACAGCCGTGGCCAAGAACCTGGCTCTGAAGGAGGCCGGAGCCTTCGTACCCAAGAGCTTTGACGAGCTGGGAGATGTCATCAA ATCAGTGTATGACGACCTCGTTGGCAAAGGAGTCATCGTTCCAGCTATGGAGGTGCCCCCTCCCACGGTGCCAATGGACTACTCTTGGGCCCGG GAGCTGGGTCTGATCCGTAAGCCAGCCTCCTTTATGACCAGTATCTGTGATGAGAGGGGCCAGGAGCTCATCTACGCTGGAATGCCCATCACTGAGGTGTTCAAGTCGGAGATGGGCCTGGGAGGAACCCTGGGACTGCTCTGGTTTCAGAGGAG GCTGCCCAGTTATGCTTCCAAGTTCATTGAGATGTGTCTGATGGTGACTGCTGATCATGGTCCTGCCGTCTCCGGTGCCCACAACACCATCGTGTGTGCCCGTGCTGGCAAAGACCTCATCTCTAGCCTCACCTCTGGCCTGCTCACCATC GGGGACCGGTTCGGAGGGGCCCTGGACGCTGCAGCCAAGCAGTTCAGCAAGGCGTTTGACAGCGGCATGCTGCCCATGGAGTTTGTCAATAAGATGAAGAAGGAGGGCAACCTGATCATGGGCATCGGACACCGGGTCAAGTCG ATCAACAACCCAGACATGCGGGTGCAGATCCTGAAGGACTTTGTGAAGAAGAACTTCCCCTCCACCCAGCTGTTGGACTACGCCATGGATGTAGAGAAGATCACCACAGCCAAG AAACCCAACCTGATCCTGAATGTGGACGGTTTCATCGGAGTAGCCTTTGTGGACCTGCTCAGGAACTGTGGTGGATTTACACG GGACGAGGCTGATGAGTTTGTGGAGATCGGAGCGCTGAATGGAATCTTTGTCCTGGGGCGGAGCATGGGCTTCATCG GACACTACCTGGATCAGAAGAGGCTAAAACAGGGTCTGTACCGTCACCCTTGGGACGACATCTCCTACGTTCTCCCCGAACACATGTCCATGTAA